TTTTGTAGGCACATTGCCGGTGCATGCTGCGGAGATTATTTATGATAAAAAGGATGGCTGGTTTATTTCCAATACCGGCTGGGATAAAAAAGGGCTTTACCTGGCGCCGCTGAAATGGGGATCAAAAGGAAAATAAAATGAACATAAGGAATTTAAAACCGTGGTTGTTTTTGGGGCTGATAGGGCCGCTTTGCGCAACCGCACAATCAAACAAAGAGGCCTTGTTGCCTGCACAGCCTTCCGGCTATGATGCCTATCAGCTGTGGAGCAACCTTCCGCAGCAGCGGATAGGGGTAAGGGCCTATATGCGCAGCACCTATGACCGCGGCGGCGGTGGATACGATGCTTCCAATTTCCTGTTTATGAAAAAGGAAGATGAAAATGTAACGCTCGATGTAAAGGGGAACGGTACGCTGTGGTTCTTTCGGGCCAATCACTGGCATGGCAGTCCCTGGCATTTTGTGGTGGATGGAACGGATAATATCGTTAAAGAAACCGCAACCGCAGATCCGGTGGATGCCGTTAAAAAATACAAGACCACCACCTATATTCCGGCAAATGCGCTTCCGGAACCCTTTGCATGGACCTGGGGTACCACCAAGGGCGCCAATCTTTCCTGGGTGCCGATGCGGTTCAATGATTCGTTGCAGATCGCCTATTCCAGAACCTTCTATGGCACGGGCTATTATATCTATCATCTTTATGCAGGGAATAAGCTCTTGTTGAACAAGGTTGCTCCCTGGAGCCTGCAACAGGTGCCACCCGCGGATGCTGTTGCCTTTGTGAACCGTGCGGGCACGGATATCGCCCCGGCGGATATTCGGAAAATAACAGGAACCGTACGACGCAACCGGGAGAACGCCGTTCTTGCCACCCTGAAACCCGGGCCGGCCACGCTCCGTGCGCTGAAGCTTACGCTGCCATTGGATCAGGCGGAACAACTGGAACGCGTACGGTTGAAAGTATACTGGGACAGGGCAAAGCAGCCTTCCATCGATGCGCCGCTCTGCCTGTTTTTTGGAGCTGGCACCTTATTTAACCGGGAGAAAAAAGAATACCTGGTAAAAGGGTTGCCGATAAATATACGGTACGATTATACAAAAGGAATTGTGGAACTGGCCTGTTATTATCCCATGCCGTTCTTCCACTCTGCACAGATCGAACTGGCAGGTATTCCTTCCGGAGAAGGCGCCATAGCGTATGAACTGCGTTATGAAAAACGGGTGGCGGGAATACCGGCGCTCAGCAGTTATTTTCATGCTACGTATCGCGATTTTCCAAAGCCGGCACTCGGGCAGGATATGGTTTGGCTGGATACAAAGGGCCTGGAAGGACAACAGGAGTGGTCCGGAAGTTTCCTGGGCAACTCGTTTATTTTTTCACACAATGCCAACCTGAATACGCTGGAAGGCGATCCCCGTTTCTTTTTTGACGACAGTCAGACGCCGCAGGCCTATGGTACCGGCACCGAAGAATGGGCCGGTGGAGGTGATTACTGGGGTGGAGAGAACATGACGCTGCCGTTAGCCGGGCATCCCTGTGGTGCCATTGAAAAGAAAAAAGCGGTGAATGAAAAAGACCTGATCCAATCGGCCTACCGGTTTCTCTGGGCAGATCTGATGCCCTTTGGAAGAAGAGCTGTGATCCGCTTTGAGCACAACGAGAATGTTTCGCAGGAGCATTATGAATCGGTTTGCTACTGGTACGGATTACCCTCGGCTTCGCTGGTGGAAACGGACCATCTGGACATCGGCAATGAAACAGATGAGCGCCTGCATAATTATCATTCATCCCAGGCATCTGCGGTTCAAACCATCGAGTCAAGGTATGAATGGGGGCCGGATGCATATCCTGCGCATGCATGGGGCTATGATCTTCCCAACCGGCCGGGGTATAAGGAATACATCGGTAAGGAGATCTATCCGGCTCAAAAGGAGGACGGGCGTACTACTGAAGGTACCACCGAATTTGACATCCGATTGCGGAAAGATAACCAGGGGGTATTGTTGCGTAGAACACTGGATTATGGCTATCCGAATCAAACAGCTGAAGTATATATTGCCGTGTCATCCGGTAAAAAGAACATCAATGAAAGCAATTGGAAGAAGGCAGGGGTATGGTACCTGGCCGGTTCCAACGTGTCGATGACCTCCCGTCCGAAAGATGAGTTGGGTAAGCGGGTATACGAAGTGCGCACTTCCAACCGGCGCCTGCGCGATGATGAATTCCTGGTTCCTGCGGCACTTACAAGGAACCAAACAACGGTGCGCGTACGGATCAAAAACATTCCCAACCGGCAGGAACTCTATCCCGGCCGTTCCTTTCCCCTGGCAAATAAATGGAGCGAGCTGCGGTATCAGGTTTTCAGTTATATCATTCCTTCATTTAAAGTTCCCGTAAAATGAATCGGAAAAAGTTATGGATGATGGGATTGCTTGCCGTGGCAATGATGCATGCGAAGGCCAATATCCGTTTGCCGGATATCATTGGCAATAATATGGTACTGCAACAGCAAAGCAAGGTAAAGCTTTGGGGCTGGGCCGATCCTAATGAAAAGATCAGCATTAAGGCCTCCTGGGATAACATAGTATATGAGACCACTGGTTCCCGCGATGCCAAATGGGTGATGGAGCTGCAAACACCCGCTGCGGGCGGTCCCTATTCCATTTCGTTGCAGGGAAAGAACCGCTTGTTGCTGGAGAATGTACTGATCGGCGAAGTATGGCTCTGTGCCGGGCAAAGCAATATGGAAATGAGCGGCAGCTGGGGATTACAGGATATTCAAAAGGAATTGCCGCAGGCGCATCAGCAGGAGCTTCGTTTTTTTCATATACCCAAAACAACGGCCGCTTTCCCGCAGGAACAGGTAAAAGGAGCGTGGGTGGTATGCGATAGCACAACATTAAACACATTTAGTGCAGTGGCCTACTTTTTTGGTAAGCACCTCCATCAGCAATTGCGCAGGCCTGTGGGGCTGATTGAAGCCGCCTGGGGCGGTACGGCAGCAGAGGTGTGGACACCGGACAGTATCGTGAACAGCAACCCCGTTCTCAAAAAGGCGGCCGGATTGATACAGCCCAGCGGTATGTGCCCCTATATCCCGGGGAGTGCTTATAACGGCATGATTGCTCCCATCGTTCCGTATGCCATTGCGGGTGTTAACTGGTACCAGGGCGAAAATAATACGGAAGCGGCCACTACATACCGGCCGTTATTTACGGCCATGATCCATGCCTGGCGCCGTGCATGGAACCAGCCCTTGCCTTTTTATTATGTGCAGGTGGCACCGTTCCGTTATCGGAAAGTAAATGCAGGCGCCCTGCTCCGGGAAGCGCAATGGCAATGCCGGGTGATTCCGCATACCGGCATGGTGGCCACCAACGATATTACAGGCAATGTAAATGACGTGCACCCGCAGAACAAGCACGATGTGGGGCTAAGACTGGCTAACTGGGCGCTGGCAGATCATTATGGTATAAAAGGTGTCGCCTATAAAAGCCCGGAATACCAACACATGCAGGTGAAAGGAGGGCGGGCGTATATAAAAATTTCCGGTGCTGAAGGCGGACTGAAATTGCGGGGAGATACCCTGTCTTCCCTGCAGATCTCCGGTGCTGATAAGGTCTTCTACCCTGCGGAAGCGATCATACAGGATGATACTATCGTGGTTTGGAGCAGCCATGTAAAAAAGCCAATGGCCGTGCGGTATTGTTTTACCGATACGGCCATTGGAAATGTATGCAGCAATGCGGGACTTCCGTTGTTACCTTTTCGTACCGACCAATGGACATTCCCCGGGTTTTGATACGCGGCAACGCAGCGCTGCTGTTACTTTAAAAATAACTCGATCACAGGGATCTCGTAAGGTGGCTTTTGTTTGGGCAATTCCAGGATCACATCTCCGTTTTCTGTTTTGTAAAGGATCTCCGATGCATCATGCAGAAATTGCGCGTAGTTGATTTTATCTGCATAGCCCGGTAATACCAGTTTTCCGTAATTAGATGGATATGTAAACAGATGCAGGTATAGTTTTTTTGTTCCCGGGTTGTAGGTTTGTTTGATATCCAGCGCTTCCGGCAGTTTGTAGGTATCCGGGGGATACGTGCAATTGTAAATGGATTTGTTATTGGCATGCATCCAGTAGCCGATACTGTCGAGCGCATTGTTGGCGCGATAGTCAAACTCACCGCGCGCAGTAGGACCTACATTCAGGATCAGGTTGCCACCGTTGGCGGCAGAAGTGATCAGCAGGTCCAACAACTGCCGGTGCGTTTTCCAGGTATTTTCATCCCGGTAGTATCCCCAGGAGCCGGAAAAGGTTTGGCAGGTTTCCCAATACTTGCCTTTGTACTTTAACAACTCGGAAGGCTTTACCTGCTCCGGTGTTTCAAAATCATAGCCGTCTGAATAATCATTCAGGTCTAAACGGTT
The sequence above is a segment of the Niabella agricola genome. Coding sequences within it:
- a CDS encoding DUF2961 domain-containing protein, with protein sequence MNIRNLKPWLFLGLIGPLCATAQSNKEALLPAQPSGYDAYQLWSNLPQQRIGVRAYMRSTYDRGGGGYDASNFLFMKKEDENVTLDVKGNGTLWFFRANHWHGSPWHFVVDGTDNIVKETATADPVDAVKKYKTTTYIPANALPEPFAWTWGTTKGANLSWVPMRFNDSLQIAYSRTFYGTGYYIYHLYAGNKLLLNKVAPWSLQQVPPADAVAFVNRAGTDIAPADIRKITGTVRRNRENAVLATLKPGPATLRALKLTLPLDQAEQLERVRLKVYWDRAKQPSIDAPLCLFFGAGTLFNREKKEYLVKGLPINIRYDYTKGIVELACYYPMPFFHSAQIELAGIPSGEGAIAYELRYEKRVAGIPALSSYFHATYRDFPKPALGQDMVWLDTKGLEGQQEWSGSFLGNSFIFSHNANLNTLEGDPRFFFDDSQTPQAYGTGTEEWAGGGDYWGGENMTLPLAGHPCGAIEKKKAVNEKDLIQSAYRFLWADLMPFGRRAVIRFEHNENVSQEHYESVCYWYGLPSASLVETDHLDIGNETDERLHNYHSSQASAVQTIESRYEWGPDAYPAHAWGYDLPNRPGYKEYIGKEIYPAQKEDGRTTEGTTEFDIRLRKDNQGVLLRRTLDYGYPNQTAEVYIAVSSGKKNINESNWKKAGVWYLAGSNVSMTSRPKDELGKRVYEVRTSNRRLRDDEFLVPAALTRNQTTVRVRIKNIPNRQELYPGRSFPLANKWSELRYQVFSYIIPSFKVPVK
- a CDS encoding sialate O-acetylesterase, giving the protein MNRKKLWMMGLLAVAMMHAKANIRLPDIIGNNMVLQQQSKVKLWGWADPNEKISIKASWDNIVYETTGSRDAKWVMELQTPAAGGPYSISLQGKNRLLLENVLIGEVWLCAGQSNMEMSGSWGLQDIQKELPQAHQQELRFFHIPKTTAAFPQEQVKGAWVVCDSTTLNTFSAVAYFFGKHLHQQLRRPVGLIEAAWGGTAAEVWTPDSIVNSNPVLKKAAGLIQPSGMCPYIPGSAYNGMIAPIVPYAIAGVNWYQGENNTEAATTYRPLFTAMIHAWRRAWNQPLPFYYVQVAPFRYRKVNAGALLREAQWQCRVIPHTGMVATNDITGNVNDVHPQNKHDVGLRLANWALADHYGIKGVAYKSPEYQHMQVKGGRAYIKISGAEGGLKLRGDTLSSLQISGADKVFYPAEAIIQDDTIVVWSSHVKKPMAVRYCFTDTAIGNVCSNAGLPLLPFRTDQWTFPGF